In Apium graveolens cultivar Ventura chromosome 10, ASM990537v1, whole genome shotgun sequence, the following are encoded in one genomic region:
- the LOC141689402 gene encoding serine/threonine-protein kinase SAPK7-like isoform X3 — MDKYEYLKEIGSGTFGYARLMRNKSTKELVAMKFFDRGEKINENVEREIINHRSLVHPNIIRFKEVLLTPTNLVIVMEYAAGGELFDRIITGKAVSEDEARYFFQQFISGISYCHFMHVCHRDLKLANTLLDGSPVPILKICDFGYSKSSMLHATPVSTVGSPPYIAPEVLLGKEYDGQFADVWSCGVTLYALLVGKYPFVDQEEPQNFRKTIKRITIQEIKKHPWFLKNLPWKESEAAQGIYYKKENSAASHQSVESIMEILRNAKRPAMNHPSVLSSTGGSEWLEEFDDLDDDDDEQNLDDDEEQNADDVEGKSVELEGEEEDEYDKQVTRVYDNTQVTEESEDKRVTEEMIQKSGEMPVIKIHKRNRSEDRSEGTLEFTSPASMVIAARYAKVLDRNRDYLSEVGSCEEMTELVEWWVQAKGDKPNKYRKIGFPRVPVTQLLPDLAARYDSECSGRDDSSKTATGNAKSSTIPDLVFLQVVHQVLRHAQANMSTYRRPPLYEQVIMVARTALEIADPNSESTSTFSGDIVEQVMKLVGDLLSDIHEKYETLIQEVKD; from the exons ATGGACAAGTACGAGTATTTGAAAGAAATTGGGTCTGGAACATTTGGTTATGCGAGGCTTATGAGAAACAAGTCAACTAAAGAACTAGTTGCCATGAAATTCTTTGACAGAGGGGAAAAG ATAAATGAGAATGTTGAGCGGGAGATTATAAATCATAGGTCCCTCGTGCACCCAAACATAATAAGATTCAAGGAG GTGCTACTCACACCCACCAACCTTGTGATTGTAATGGAATATGCTGCTGGGGGAGAGCTCTTTGACCGCATTATAACTGGGAAGGCAGTCAGTGAAGATGAG GCTCGATACTTCTTCCAGCAGTTTATCTCAGGAATAAGCTATTGCCATTTCATG CATGTATGCCATAGGGACTTAAAGCTGGCGAATACTTTATTGGATGGAAGCCCTGTGCCAATCCTGAAAATATGTGATTTTGGCTATTCCAAG TCATCTATGCTCCATGCAACACCTGTATCAACTGTTGGCTCTCCACCTTACATAGCTCCAGAGGTTCTTTTAGGTAAAGAATATGATGGCCAG TTTGCAGATGTTTGGTCATGTGGAGTGACATTGTATGCTTTGCTAGTGGGAAAATACCCTTTTGTTGACCAAGAGGAGCCCCAAAATTTTAGGAAGACTATAAAG AGGATCACCATCCAAGAAATCAAGAAGCACCCCTGGTTTTTGAAGAACTTACCATGGAAGGAATCAGAAGCTGCTCAAGGCATTTATTACAAAAAAGAAAACTCTGCAGCTTCTCACCAGAGTGTGGAGAGCATTATGGAAATTCTTCGAAATGCCAAGAGGCCAGCGATGAATCATCCTTCAGTTCTCAGTTCAACTGGAGGGTCTGAATGGTTAGAAGAGTTcgatgatttggatgatgatgatgatgaacagaatttggatgatgatgaagagCAGAATGCGGACGATGTGGAAGGAAAGAGTGTAGAACTTGAGGGGGAGGAAGAAGACGAGTATGATAAGCAAGTGACGAGGGTTTATGATAATACTCAAGTGACAGAGGAATCCGAGGATAAGCGAGTAACAGAG GAGATGATTCAGAAGAGTGGGGAAATGCCTGTCATCAAGATACATAAACGGAACCGCTCAGAAGATAGATCAGAAGGAACACTAGAATTTACAAGTCCGGCTAGCATGGTTATTGCG GCTCGATATGCTAAAGTTTTAGACCGGAATAGAGACTATTTGAGTGAAGTTGGTAGTTGTGAGGAAATGACAGAGTTAGTTGAATGGTGGGTTCAAGCAAAAGGTGATAAGCCGAATAAATATCGCAAAATTGGTTTTCCTCGAGTTCCGGTGACTCAACTCCTGCCCGACTTAGCAGCTCGTTATGATTCAGAGTGCAGTGGCCGCGACGACTCTTCAAAGACAGCTACTGGAAATGCCAAATCATCTACTATTCCAGACCTAGTTTTCTTGCAAGTGGTCCATCAAGTTCTCAGGCACGCACAAGCTAACATGTCCACGTATCGTAGGCCACCTTTGTACGAGCAAGTTATAATGGTAGCTCGGACTGCCCTTGAGATTGCTGACCCAAATAGCGAGAGTACATCCACATTTTCTGGTGATATCGTAGAACAGGTTATGAAATTGGTGGGAGACCTACTCAGTGACATACACGAGAAGTATGAAACCCTTATCCAAGAGGTGAAAGACTAG
- the LOC141689403 gene encoding tyrosine decarboxylase 1-like, giving the protein MGIISVPAFDPLNIKDFSGESNKVIEFITNYYKNVHKYPVRSQVEPGYLHDLLPNAAPFQPTSLKTILEEIQTHIMPGITHWQSPNFFAYFPATISNAAFHGEMLCTALNIVGFNWICSPAATELEMIVMDWLAKMFNLPQSFLFAGKGGGVIQGSTSEGLVCVLAAARDKALKQYGEDSITKLVVYASDQTHFVVKKAAKLVGIPPRNFRVIPTSLSTCFALKPNDVKMAIERDLKSGLVPLFLCATVGATSSSSVDPVEGLGFLAQKYSLWLHVEAAYAGSAFVCPELRHYLKGIEHADSISMNLHKWLLTNLDCSCLWLKNPSVLLDSLSMTADYMRNEASESKQVVDFMDWQIASGRRFRALKLWLVLRRYGVQNLMTHIRSDIDLAKHFEALVKSDKRFEVVVPVNFSLVCFRLKPYDEGEESLKILNWKLMEAVNSSGRAYMTHAVLGDIFVIRCALGTSSTEQRHVNELWNLIQEKTRLILKEKRWNDLQFPI; this is encoded by the coding sequence ATGGGTATCATTTCAGTTCCAGCATTTGACCCCTTAAACATCAAAGATTTCTCTGGTGAATCAAACAAAGTGATTGAGTTCATCACAAATTACTACAAAAATGTTCACAAGTACCCTGTTCGAAGCCAAGTTGAGCCCGGTTATCTACACGATCTGTTGCCGAATGCAGCTCCTTTTCAGCCAACTTCACTTAAAACTATTCTTGAAGAAATCCAAACTCACATCATGCCAGGCATTACTCATTGGCAAAGTCCAAACTTTTTTGCCTACTTTCCTGCCACTATTAGTAATGCTGCTTTTCACGGAGAGATGCTTTGCACTGCTCTAAACATCGTCGGATTCAACTGGATTTGTTCCCCAGCAGCAACTGAGCTCGAAATGATTGTCATGGATTGGCTTGCAAAGATGTTTAACCTTCCGCAATCATTTCTTTTTGCAGGGAAGGGTGGTGGAGTTATACAAGGAAGTACTTCTGAAGGCCTGGTCTGTGTACTTGCTGCTGCAAGAGATAAAGCCTTGAAACAATATGGTGAAGATAGTATAACAAAGCTAGTCGTTTATGCCTCTGATCAAACACATTTTGTTGTCAAGAAGGCAGCTAAATTAGTTGGGATTCCTCCTAGAAATTTTCGTGTCATACCAACATCTTTGTCTACGTGCTTTGCACTAAAACCAAATGATGTTAAGATGGCTATAGAACGCGATTTAAAATCAGGTCTAGTGCCATTGTTTCTTTGTGCAACAGTTGGAGCCACGTCTTCTAGCTCCGTAGATCCTGTTGAAGGACTTGGCTTTTTGGCCCAAAAATATAGCTTGTGGCTTCATGTTGAAGCTGCATATGCTGGTAGTGCTTTCGTTTGTCCTGAGCTTAGGCATTATCTTAAAGGCATAGAACATGCTGATTCTATAAGCATGAATCTACACAAATGGTTACTAACAAACTTGGATTGTAGTTGCCTGTGGCTAAAAAATCCTAGCGTTTTGTTGGACTCTTTGTCTATGACTGCCGATTATATGAGAAATGAGGCTAGTGAGTCTAAGCAAGTCGTGGACTTCATGGACTGGCAAATTGCCTCAGGCAGGCGATTCAGGGCACTGAAGCTGTGGCTTGTGTTGCGTAGATACGGTGTACAAAATCTGATGACACATATCAGAAGTGACATTGACTTAGCCAAGCATTTTGAGGCATTAGTGAAGTCAGACAAGAGGTTTGAGGTCGTAGTGCCTGTAAATTTTTCGCTTGTCTGCTTTCGACTAAAACCGTATGATGAAGGCGAGGAGAGCTTAAAGATCTTGAACTGGAAATTGATGGAAGCGGTGAATTCAAGTGGAAGAGCTTATATGACTCATGCAGTGTTGGGTGATATATTTGTGATACGCTGTGCCCTTGGAACTTCATCAACTGAACAAAGGCATGTTAATGAATTGTGGAATTTGATTCAAGAAAAAACTCGGCTTATATTGAAAGAGAAACGTTGGAATGATCTCCAGTTCCCCATCTAA
- the LOC141689402 gene encoding serine/threonine-protein kinase SAPK3-like isoform X1, protein MDKYEYLKEIGSGTFGYARLMRNKSTKELVAMKFFDRGEKINENVEREIINHRSLVHPNIIRFKEVLLTPTNLVIVMEYAAGGELFDRIITGKAVSEDEARYFFQQFISGISYCHFMHVCHRDLKLANTLLDGSPVPILKICDFGYSKSSMLHATPVSTVGSPPYIAPEVLLGKEYDGQFADVWSCGVTLYALLVGKYPFVDQEEPQNFRKTIKLILGAQYKIPDSVEISQDCRHLLSRIFVASPNMRITIQEIKKHPWFLKNLPWKESEAAQGIYYKKENSAASHQSVESIMEILRNAKRPAMNHPSVLSSTGGSEWLEEFDDLDDDDDEQNLDDDEEQNADDVEGKSVELEGEEEDEYDKQVTRVYDNTQVTEESEDKRVTEEMIQKSGEMPVIKIHKRNRSEDRSEGTLEFTSPASMVIAARYAKVLDRNRDYLSEVGSCEEMTELVEWWVQAKGDKPNKYRKIGFPRVPVTQLLPDLAARYDSECSGRDDSSKTATGNAKSSTIPDLVFLQVVHQVLRHAQANMSTYRRPPLYEQVIMVARTALEIADPNSESTSTFSGDIVEQVMKLVGDLLSDIHEKYETLIQEVKD, encoded by the exons ATGGACAAGTACGAGTATTTGAAAGAAATTGGGTCTGGAACATTTGGTTATGCGAGGCTTATGAGAAACAAGTCAACTAAAGAACTAGTTGCCATGAAATTCTTTGACAGAGGGGAAAAG ATAAATGAGAATGTTGAGCGGGAGATTATAAATCATAGGTCCCTCGTGCACCCAAACATAATAAGATTCAAGGAG GTGCTACTCACACCCACCAACCTTGTGATTGTAATGGAATATGCTGCTGGGGGAGAGCTCTTTGACCGCATTATAACTGGGAAGGCAGTCAGTGAAGATGAG GCTCGATACTTCTTCCAGCAGTTTATCTCAGGAATAAGCTATTGCCATTTCATG CATGTATGCCATAGGGACTTAAAGCTGGCGAATACTTTATTGGATGGAAGCCCTGTGCCAATCCTGAAAATATGTGATTTTGGCTATTCCAAG TCATCTATGCTCCATGCAACACCTGTATCAACTGTTGGCTCTCCACCTTACATAGCTCCAGAGGTTCTTTTAGGTAAAGAATATGATGGCCAG TTTGCAGATGTTTGGTCATGTGGAGTGACATTGTATGCTTTGCTAGTGGGAAAATACCCTTTTGTTGACCAAGAGGAGCCCCAAAATTTTAGGAAGACTATAAAG CTTATACTGGGTGCTCAGTACAAGATACCTGACTCTGTTGAAATATCCCAAGACTGTAGGCATCTGCTTTCTCGCATATTTGTGGCTTCCCCAAACATG AGGATCACCATCCAAGAAATCAAGAAGCACCCCTGGTTTTTGAAGAACTTACCATGGAAGGAATCAGAAGCTGCTCAAGGCATTTATTACAAAAAAGAAAACTCTGCAGCTTCTCACCAGAGTGTGGAGAGCATTATGGAAATTCTTCGAAATGCCAAGAGGCCAGCGATGAATCATCCTTCAGTTCTCAGTTCAACTGGAGGGTCTGAATGGTTAGAAGAGTTcgatgatttggatgatgatgatgatgaacagaatttggatgatgatgaagagCAGAATGCGGACGATGTGGAAGGAAAGAGTGTAGAACTTGAGGGGGAGGAAGAAGACGAGTATGATAAGCAAGTGACGAGGGTTTATGATAATACTCAAGTGACAGAGGAATCCGAGGATAAGCGAGTAACAGAG GAGATGATTCAGAAGAGTGGGGAAATGCCTGTCATCAAGATACATAAACGGAACCGCTCAGAAGATAGATCAGAAGGAACACTAGAATTTACAAGTCCGGCTAGCATGGTTATTGCG GCTCGATATGCTAAAGTTTTAGACCGGAATAGAGACTATTTGAGTGAAGTTGGTAGTTGTGAGGAAATGACAGAGTTAGTTGAATGGTGGGTTCAAGCAAAAGGTGATAAGCCGAATAAATATCGCAAAATTGGTTTTCCTCGAGTTCCGGTGACTCAACTCCTGCCCGACTTAGCAGCTCGTTATGATTCAGAGTGCAGTGGCCGCGACGACTCTTCAAAGACAGCTACTGGAAATGCCAAATCATCTACTATTCCAGACCTAGTTTTCTTGCAAGTGGTCCATCAAGTTCTCAGGCACGCACAAGCTAACATGTCCACGTATCGTAGGCCACCTTTGTACGAGCAAGTTATAATGGTAGCTCGGACTGCCCTTGAGATTGCTGACCCAAATAGCGAGAGTACATCCACATTTTCTGGTGATATCGTAGAACAGGTTATGAAATTGGTGGGAGACCTACTCAGTGACATACACGAGAAGTATGAAACCCTTATCCAAGAGGTGAAAGACTAG
- the LOC141689402 gene encoding serine/threonine-protein kinase SAPK7-like isoform X2, giving the protein MDKYEYLKEIGSGTFGYARLMRNKSTKELVAMKFFDRGEKVLLTPTNLVIVMEYAAGGELFDRIITGKAVSEDEARYFFQQFISGISYCHFMHVCHRDLKLANTLLDGSPVPILKICDFGYSKSSMLHATPVSTVGSPPYIAPEVLLGKEYDGQFADVWSCGVTLYALLVGKYPFVDQEEPQNFRKTIKLILGAQYKIPDSVEISQDCRHLLSRIFVASPNMRITIQEIKKHPWFLKNLPWKESEAAQGIYYKKENSAASHQSVESIMEILRNAKRPAMNHPSVLSSTGGSEWLEEFDDLDDDDDEQNLDDDEEQNADDVEGKSVELEGEEEDEYDKQVTRVYDNTQVTEESEDKRVTEEMIQKSGEMPVIKIHKRNRSEDRSEGTLEFTSPASMVIAARYAKVLDRNRDYLSEVGSCEEMTELVEWWVQAKGDKPNKYRKIGFPRVPVTQLLPDLAARYDSECSGRDDSSKTATGNAKSSTIPDLVFLQVVHQVLRHAQANMSTYRRPPLYEQVIMVARTALEIADPNSESTSTFSGDIVEQVMKLVGDLLSDIHEKYETLIQEVKD; this is encoded by the exons ATGGACAAGTACGAGTATTTGAAAGAAATTGGGTCTGGAACATTTGGTTATGCGAGGCTTATGAGAAACAAGTCAACTAAAGAACTAGTTGCCATGAAATTCTTTGACAGAGGGGAAAAG GTGCTACTCACACCCACCAACCTTGTGATTGTAATGGAATATGCTGCTGGGGGAGAGCTCTTTGACCGCATTATAACTGGGAAGGCAGTCAGTGAAGATGAG GCTCGATACTTCTTCCAGCAGTTTATCTCAGGAATAAGCTATTGCCATTTCATG CATGTATGCCATAGGGACTTAAAGCTGGCGAATACTTTATTGGATGGAAGCCCTGTGCCAATCCTGAAAATATGTGATTTTGGCTATTCCAAG TCATCTATGCTCCATGCAACACCTGTATCAACTGTTGGCTCTCCACCTTACATAGCTCCAGAGGTTCTTTTAGGTAAAGAATATGATGGCCAG TTTGCAGATGTTTGGTCATGTGGAGTGACATTGTATGCTTTGCTAGTGGGAAAATACCCTTTTGTTGACCAAGAGGAGCCCCAAAATTTTAGGAAGACTATAAAG CTTATACTGGGTGCTCAGTACAAGATACCTGACTCTGTTGAAATATCCCAAGACTGTAGGCATCTGCTTTCTCGCATATTTGTGGCTTCCCCAAACATG AGGATCACCATCCAAGAAATCAAGAAGCACCCCTGGTTTTTGAAGAACTTACCATGGAAGGAATCAGAAGCTGCTCAAGGCATTTATTACAAAAAAGAAAACTCTGCAGCTTCTCACCAGAGTGTGGAGAGCATTATGGAAATTCTTCGAAATGCCAAGAGGCCAGCGATGAATCATCCTTCAGTTCTCAGTTCAACTGGAGGGTCTGAATGGTTAGAAGAGTTcgatgatttggatgatgatgatgatgaacagaatttggatgatgatgaagagCAGAATGCGGACGATGTGGAAGGAAAGAGTGTAGAACTTGAGGGGGAGGAAGAAGACGAGTATGATAAGCAAGTGACGAGGGTTTATGATAATACTCAAGTGACAGAGGAATCCGAGGATAAGCGAGTAACAGAG GAGATGATTCAGAAGAGTGGGGAAATGCCTGTCATCAAGATACATAAACGGAACCGCTCAGAAGATAGATCAGAAGGAACACTAGAATTTACAAGTCCGGCTAGCATGGTTATTGCG GCTCGATATGCTAAAGTTTTAGACCGGAATAGAGACTATTTGAGTGAAGTTGGTAGTTGTGAGGAAATGACAGAGTTAGTTGAATGGTGGGTTCAAGCAAAAGGTGATAAGCCGAATAAATATCGCAAAATTGGTTTTCCTCGAGTTCCGGTGACTCAACTCCTGCCCGACTTAGCAGCTCGTTATGATTCAGAGTGCAGTGGCCGCGACGACTCTTCAAAGACAGCTACTGGAAATGCCAAATCATCTACTATTCCAGACCTAGTTTTCTTGCAAGTGGTCCATCAAGTTCTCAGGCACGCACAAGCTAACATGTCCACGTATCGTAGGCCACCTTTGTACGAGCAAGTTATAATGGTAGCTCGGACTGCCCTTGAGATTGCTGACCCAAATAGCGAGAGTACATCCACATTTTCTGGTGATATCGTAGAACAGGTTATGAAATTGGTGGGAGACCTACTCAGTGACATACACGAGAAGTATGAAACCCTTATCCAAGAGGTGAAAGACTAG